In the Acanthopagrus latus isolate v.2019 chromosome 23, fAcaLat1.1, whole genome shotgun sequence genome, one interval contains:
- the aldh3b1 gene encoding aldehyde dehydrogenase family 3 member B1, which produces MDTQSQVVDRLRAAFSAGITKPEQFRRTQLTKLMSMVKENEELILNALHKDLAKPKFEAILSEVDIVINELHYAIDNLSSWLKPEYVSKNLATKLDDCFVQRQPLGVVLIIGPWNYPLQLLLIPLVAAIAAGNCVLIKPSEVSAAMDSLIAELIPKYLSQDCYAVVHGGAEETKALLQNRFDHIFYTGSQSVARSIMRAASVHLTPVTLELGGKCPCIIYGKIDITAAARRIAWAKFFNAGQSCVAPDYVLCSPENRDALLPELRKVLENFYGKDPQSCPDFSRIVSPTHWTRLMELLGKSSGKVVVGGESSQEDKYIAPTVLVDVAEDDALMQEEIFGPILPILTIESLEKGIELINRKEKPLALYAFSDESSVVDTVLQNTSSGGFCSNDGIIHMSLPSLPFGGVGASGWGSYHGRWGFEAFSHRRAVMLRGWALERLNGLRYPPYSEEKLSWLRWTASPKSRCTLM; this is translated from the exons ATGGACACCCAGAGTCAGGTTGTGGACAGGCTGCGTGCGGCGTTCAGTGCGGGTATCACCAAACCAGAGCAGTTTCGCCGAACTCAGCTGACCAAGCTTATGTCCATGGTCAAAGAAAACGAGGAGCTGATTTTAAATGCACTGCACAAAGACCTTGCAAAG CCAAAATTCGAGGCCATCCTGTCCGAGGTTGATATAGTGATCAATGAACTGCACTACGCCATCGATAACCTATCCAGCTGGCTGAAGCCCGAGTATGTCAGCAAAAACCTG GCCACAAAGCTAGATGACTGTTTTGTGCAGAGGCAACCATTAGGAGTTGTGTTAATCATCGGGCCGTGGAACtatcctctgcagctccttctcaTACCCTTGGTCGCAGCCATTGCCGCAG GGAACTGTGTGCTCATCAAACCTTCAGAGGTCAGCGCTGCCATGGACAGTCTGATAGCAGAGCTCATCCCCAAGTATTTGTCTCAG GACTGTTATGCAGTTGTCCATGGTGGAGCAGAAGAGACCAAGGCACTTCTGCAGAACCGCTTTGACCACATCTTCTACACAG GTTCTCAGAGTGTGGCACGCAGCATCATGCGGGCGGCCTCGGTCCACTTGACCCCAGTAACCTTGGAGCTGGGTGGCAAGTGTCCCTGCATCATTTACGGAAAAATTGACATCACAGCCGCCGCCCGCCGCATAGCGTGGGCCAAGTTTTTTAATGCCGGCCAGAGCTGCGTGGCACCGGACTATGTACTGTGCTCACCGGAAAACCGGGACGCCCTGCTGCCGGAACTGCGCAAGGTCCTGGAGAACTTCTACGGCAAAGACCCTCAGAGCTGTCCGGACTTCTCCCGCATCGTGTCGCCCACACACTGGACTCGACTGATGGAACTGCTCGGGAAGTCCAGTGGAAAGGTTGTtgtgggaggagagagcagcCAGGAGGACAAGTACATCG CTCCCACGGTGTTGGTGGATGTGGCCGAAGACGACGCACTCATGCAGGAGGAGATTTTCGGCCCCATTCTGCCCATCCTCACTATTGAATCTTTGGAGAAAGGCATTGAATTAATCAACCGCAAAGAGAAGCCACTGGCCCTCTATGCTTTCTCCGATGAGTCCTCT GTAGTGGACACAGTGCTGCAAAATACCAGCAGTGGAGGATTCTGCTCAAACGACGGGATCATCCACATGTCCCTGCCAAGCCTGCCCTTTGGAGGTGTAG GGGCCAGTGGTTGGGGCAGTTACCACGGCCGCTGGGGCTTTGAGGCGTTCAGCCACCGGCGGGCTGTCATGCTGCGCGGCTGGGCTTTGGAGAGACTCAACGGTCTGCGCTACCCGCCttacagtgaggaaaaactgagCTGGCTGCGCTGGACCGCCTCGCCAAAGAGCAGATGCACACTTATGTGA